In Pirellulales bacterium, the sequence CCGGCGTTGCCAGTCCGTCATGCTGCCCTACGGTGGTTCGGTTGGCTTTCGCGAAGGCCTTCTCGTCCATCGCCGGGCCGGCGCAACCGGTGCGATGTTGATCCCTCGCATCGGGCCAGCTAGTGATTGAGCCGAGAAGTTGATTCGTAGGCCCCTTACCCGCTCCTCCTGAGGTTTCCAGGAGACCCGAGCCCGAATGCGAAGCGACAAGTTTTCCGCGAAGCGCTTTGCGGAGAGCTTGCAGCGACGCCTTCACCGTGTGGTTCAAGACGGCTTTATGCGAATGGAAACCCAGTGGACCGCTGCTTAGGGTTCGAACGATGGGAAGCGCGGCGAATCGGCCCGTAGCGTCAACAGGGGCTGCGGTTTGCTGCGCGAGCGGTTGACGGGCGACCGCCCTTGCTGACGCGAGCGGCGCTGCCATGCAGCGCGGGGGCAACGCCTGCCGGCCATTCGACCATCGCAGTTCGAGCGCACGACACCCATCAATAGGGCGTGGATGGAACTGTTTCGGGTTGATTTGCCCTAGTCATGGGAGTTGCCGGAAAACCCGGGCGGTTGCGGCAGGAACAAGGCTGTTCTCGCCGCGATCGCCGACCCGTTGTGCGGTTTTAGCCACAACCCTCGCCGCACAGGTATTATGCGGTGCGCAAATCAAGAACGCCCGGCTCCTTGGGGGCGGCGGTACACGAAGCGTGCTTGTCGATGCGACAATCCATCCGCGCATAGGCCGCGGCGCGCAAGCTCCGCGGCCATGCTGCGCGCCGCGGGGCAGGTCGACCGGCCGTTCCGCCGGGAGCCCGACGCCTGTTTGCGGAAAGGGCCATCCGCGGGAACCAATGGCTGTTGGTCGGCAAGCCTGCGATCGGCTTCGAAAACGCAGAGTTGCAGTTTCAAGCTGCCCAGATATCGACCAGCCGTAGCGGCGCAATGGCACGGCCGATCTCGCCTGCGGTCCATTGCGTTGGCGAGGCGGCGCCAGCCGATTCTTGGTATACTTCCGCTCGCTCGCGGTTCTCCGATCGTCCCTTGTTCGCCCGCTGAAAATGTCTTCCGATCCTGTTACGCCGCTGATCGCCGTCGATGTCGGCAATAGCCGGATCAAATTGGGGCTGTTCGATCGCGCGGCGGAAATCGAAGAGGTTGTCGAGCCGATTCGCATTTTGGAATTGCCCGCCGTGGAATGGGATTCCGCGCGGCTGACCGCTTGGCTGCCGGCCGGCCCCATGTGGCCCGAATGGTGGATTGCCAGCGTGAATCGGCCGGCGGCTGCGCACTTGCAGGATTGGATCGTGCGGCAGGGTTCGACTCCGTCGGGCCATTCGGCGCCGGTGCGATTGCTGCATGTGGGCGATCTGCCGCTCGACGTTCGAGTCGAGCATCCCGAACGCGTTGGAATGGATCGTCTGGCGGCGGCGACGGCGGCGGCCCGATTGAGAGCGCCTCGCCGCGGCGCGATCCTCGTCGATTCCGGCAGTGCGATCACCGTGGATTACGTGTCGGCAGACGGCGCATTTCGGGGAGGGGCCATTTTGCCGGGAATGGGCCTCGCCGCTCGTGCCCTGCACGAGTTCACCGATCTCTTGCCGCTCGTTCCGCTCGGCGAACTTTCCGCACCGCCGCCGGCACTCGGAACGTCAACCGTCACCGCCATTCGCAGCGGCTTGTACTGGGGAGCGGTCGGTGCCGTGCGCGAACTTGCCGAGCGGCTGTCGGCCGGGATCGACCCGCAGCCGGAATTGTTTCTCACCGGCGGCGCCGGCCCGCATCTGGGCAAGGCGCTCAGCAATCCGGTGCGAATCCTGCCCCACCTGGTGCTCAGCGGAATTGCGCTCGCTCGCAGATGTTAGAGAACGCCGGCGGCTAGCGCCTTGCCGCTAACTTTTGCTGGCGAGGCGCGTGAACGG encodes:
- a CDS encoding type III pantothenate kinase encodes the protein MSSDPVTPLIAVDVGNSRIKLGLFDRAAEIEEVVEPIRILELPAVEWDSARLTAWLPAGPMWPEWWIASVNRPAAAHLQDWIVRQGSTPSGHSAPVRLLHVGDLPLDVRVEHPERVGMDRLAAATAAARLRAPRRGAILVDSGSAITVDYVSADGAFRGGAILPGMGLAARALHEFTDLLPLVPLGELSAPPPALGTSTVTAIRSGLYWGAVGAVRELAERLSAGIDPQPELFLTGGAGPHLGKALSNPVRILPHLVLSGIALARRC